The following are from one region of the Paenibacillus sp. KS-LC4 genome:
- a CDS encoding extracellular solute-binding protein: MPVRKLSIFLLSLMLIFTLAACSGNAASNATGSSNGNSNKETAEASVNEGSETTDPADPAEGNEAGESAGDEQSTPEMDFDMGGRVIKIVSWWDMTIPEDNPDNIQRKKNLDDLMKKHNFKVEYVAVDYGEYQQKVVASLVAGEPLGDIVRLGKAYMIPALVQQDLIWPIDEYTKNAKVFNQKVTNEFMQYEGRGYGFTENQSDFMSGVFYNRTLLNQLGLKPLQEYVNEDNWNWDTFIQVAKDANKDTNNDGKLDRWGLAQGSLMVQALYSNEASLTLGDKQNLEDPKTVEAFQFISRLATEKVARATEGGDWTEPGQFFRQGNTLMYAGAIWEIGGLNNDMKDFDIGFVPFPKGPSASAYHAGEALFQSLAIPKKVENPEQLMYIWEKINDVDSLYDYPDQATLESNFTNEDDIENAIISGKGMLVLDHNTFPKLPYYEIIGDLMAGNSVSTVISKYKANVQAAIDEVYKK; the protein is encoded by the coding sequence ATGCCAGTAAGAAAACTGTCAATCTTTTTATTAAGCTTAATGTTGATATTTACACTAGCAGCATGCAGCGGGAATGCAGCAAGTAATGCCACTGGAAGCAGTAATGGTAACAGCAATAAGGAAACGGCAGAGGCAAGCGTTAACGAGGGCTCGGAAACGACTGATCCCGCTGACCCTGCCGAGGGTAATGAGGCTGGTGAGTCAGCTGGAGATGAACAGTCGACGCCAGAGATGGATTTTGACATGGGCGGACGAGTGATCAAAATCGTATCGTGGTGGGATATGACGATACCCGAGGACAACCCGGACAACATTCAGCGCAAGAAAAACCTGGATGATCTAATGAAGAAGCATAATTTTAAAGTGGAATATGTCGCTGTTGACTACGGTGAGTATCAGCAGAAAGTGGTCGCATCTTTGGTGGCGGGCGAGCCACTTGGCGATATCGTCAGACTGGGTAAAGCCTATATGATTCCGGCATTGGTCCAGCAAGATTTAATTTGGCCGATTGATGAGTATACGAAAAATGCGAAGGTATTCAATCAGAAGGTTACAAATGAGTTTATGCAGTATGAGGGGAGAGGCTATGGCTTTACGGAAAATCAGTCTGATTTTATGAGTGGCGTTTTTTATAATCGCACGCTGCTGAATCAGCTGGGACTTAAGCCGCTTCAGGAATATGTAAATGAAGATAATTGGAATTGGGACACATTCATTCAAGTGGCCAAGGACGCCAACAAGGATACGAATAACGATGGGAAGCTGGATAGATGGGGACTTGCACAAGGCTCGCTGATGGTTCAAGCACTGTACTCCAATGAAGCAAGTCTTACTCTAGGAGATAAGCAAAATTTAGAAGATCCCAAAACGGTTGAAGCCTTTCAATTCATTTCCCGTTTGGCAACCGAGAAGGTTGCAAGAGCGACGGAAGGCGGAGATTGGACAGAGCCTGGCCAATTTTTCCGTCAAGGCAACACGCTGATGTATGCGGGCGCCATTTGGGAAATAGGAGGACTCAACAATGATATGAAGGATTTTGACATTGGCTTCGTTCCCTTCCCTAAAGGCCCGAGTGCTTCCGCCTATCATGCTGGAGAAGCTCTCTTCCAGTCTCTGGCGATTCCCAAAAAAGTCGAGAATCCAGAGCAGCTCATGTACATTTGGGAAAAAATAAACGATGTCGATTCGCTTTATGATTATCCGGACCAAGCTACGCTGGAGAGCAACTTTACGAATGAGGATGATATCGAGAACGCCATTATTTCCGGAAAAGGCATGCTGGTTCTCGATCACAATACATTCCCGAAATTGCCATATTACGAAATAATAGGCGACCTTATGGCTGGAAACTCGGTATCTACCGTGATAAGCAAATATAAAGCGAATGTTCAAGCTGCGATTGACGAAGTGTATAAAAAATAG
- a CDS encoding helix-turn-helix domain-containing protein, translated as MLDWRHLGFIIQAYAGNSSDALALMDRESFSLILINIKNAQADGMLLCEHIRRQSRVSIILLEGSDDFQLARKALSFQVSDYISQPVQASDLTASLLAVKKELEALANDHQPLHESPGPFKRSKQGKSIIDIVKKCVEEELHLNITLKKISTLLHFNCAYLGQKFKDHENMSFNEYLLQQRMEKAKLLLEKTDMRIYEIANEVGYTEIDWFYKKFKAYTGASANEYRKQIS; from the coding sequence ATGCTGGACTGGAGACATTTAGGTTTTATCATACAAGCGTATGCGGGCAATTCCTCGGACGCTCTGGCTTTAATGGATAGGGAGTCCTTTTCTCTTATTCTCATCAATATTAAAAACGCCCAAGCAGATGGTATGCTGCTTTGCGAGCATATCCGCCGGCAAAGCCGCGTTTCGATTATTCTTTTGGAGGGGAGCGATGATTTCCAGTTGGCTAGGAAAGCTTTGTCCTTTCAGGTAAGCGATTACATTTCACAGCCTGTTCAAGCAAGCGATTTAACGGCAAGCTTACTTGCTGTAAAAAAAGAACTGGAAGCCCTCGCTAATGATCATCAACCGTTACATGAATCGCCTGGCCCCTTTAAGCGAAGCAAGCAGGGCAAGTCGATTATTGATATCGTAAAAAAATGCGTGGAAGAAGAATTGCACCTTAACATTACACTTAAAAAAATATCGACCTTATTGCATTTCAACTGCGCTTATCTGGGTCAAAAGTTCAAAGATCACGAAAACATGTCGTTTAATGAATACCTCCTTCAGCAACGAATGGAAAAAGCAAAGCTGCTGCTCGAAAAAACGGATATGCGTATCTATGAAATTGCGAATGAGGTTGGTTACACTGAAATAGATTGGTTCTACAAAAAATTTAAAGCGTATACAGGAGCCAGTGCGAACGAATATAGAAAGCAAATTTCTTAA
- a CDS encoding endo-1,4-beta-xylanase, which yields MTEKQHLNSADSLAGSFKNDFLIGAAVNDHTIVSQRELLVKHYNSLTAENEMKFESLHPTEDTYTFEAADRIAQFAREHGMKLRGHTLVWHNQTPDWVFDDGNGGTAERETLLARMKAHIMAVMQRYQDTSYCWDVVNEAVSDEGDEWLRPSRWLEGIGDDYMVKAFQFAHEADPAALLFYNDYNECNPAKREKIYRLVKTLLEQGAPIHGIGLQGHWNLTEPSLDDIRAAIERYASLGLKLQITEMDVSVFAFEDRRTDIAIPTAEMLHQQEQRYRQFFELFREYRDVLTGVTFWGAADDYTWLDYFPVRGRKNWPLLFDTEQQPKGAYYEVVNLSARSATE from the coding sequence ATGACAGAGAAGCAGCATTTGAATTCAGCGGATAGTCTGGCGGGAAGCTTCAAAAATGATTTTCTGATCGGTGCAGCGGTTAATGATCACACCATCGTTAGTCAACGTGAATTGCTGGTCAAGCACTACAACAGCTTGACGGCGGAAAACGAAATGAAATTTGAGAGCCTTCACCCTACAGAAGACACGTATACATTCGAGGCGGCTGATCGGATTGCTCAGTTTGCCAGAGAGCATGGCATGAAGCTGCGCGGACATACGCTCGTGTGGCATAATCAGACACCGGATTGGGTGTTCGACGATGGGAACGGCGGTACAGCTGAACGGGAAACGCTGCTTGCCCGGATGAAGGCGCATATTATGGCGGTTATGCAGCGTTACCAAGATACCAGCTATTGCTGGGATGTCGTCAACGAAGCGGTCAGCGACGAAGGGGATGAATGGCTGAGGCCTTCGAGGTGGCTAGAGGGCATTGGCGACGATTACATGGTGAAAGCCTTCCAATTTGCCCATGAAGCTGACCCGGCGGCGCTGTTGTTCTACAACGATTACAATGAGTGCAATCCGGCGAAGCGCGAGAAAATTTATCGGCTCGTCAAGACGCTTCTTGAACAGGGAGCTCCGATACACGGTATTGGGCTGCAGGGACATTGGAATTTAACAGAACCATCTCTGGATGATATCCGCGCGGCAATCGAGCGTTATGCATCGCTTGGCTTGAAGCTGCAAATTACTGAGATGGATGTGTCGGTCTTCGCCTTTGAAGACCGACGTACGGATATCGCGATACCGACAGCTGAAATGCTGCATCAGCAGGAACAACGTTACCGCCAGTTTTTTGAGCTGTTCCGCGAGTATAGGGATGTGCTGACAGGGGTTACGTTTTGGGGAGCGGCAGACGACTATACTTGGCTGGATTATTTCCCGGTAAGAGGCCGTAAAAATTGGCCGCTATTGTTTGATACGGAGCAGCAGCCGAAAGGTGCTTATTACGAGGTTGTCAATTTGTCTGCAAGAAGTGCAACAGAGTAG
- a CDS encoding endo-1,4-beta-xylanase: MKKNRLKHSISLLLAAILMVTSLSIGVLPKQTNAEASTAQPSEVKQLTTDFEDGTTQGWYGRGGKESLTAAASAAHSGKFGLQVTGRTEGWNGPMLNLASFMEVGKSYELSAWVRLPAGTPDASVSILIERKTNGDMFYESVAAKTVTESGWVKLTGAYSLLHPFETIGVYLESIDHAKLDFNVDDVVIALVPDALPIEIEKDIPALKDVFADDFLLGTSLLVNEIEDATGPDAQLLQKHFNSLTAGNELKWDATEPKEGQFDFTRSDKIVDFAVNNDIAVRGHTLVWHSQTPNWVFYDEKGNLASKELLYARMKRHIETVVGRYKGKIYAWDVVNEVLDSGDQKPNGLRNSLWYQIAGEEFIEKAFEYAHAADPQAKLFINDYNTDIPQKRQDLHDLIKRLQDKGIPVDGVGHQTHIGIASPSVQSLDDMLQAFRDLGIEQQVTELDMSAYTNDSDSYDVFPLELQIKQANRYKEVFDVFKKHKDQLNAVIFWGKDDLNSWLRTFPVTRNNWPLLFDERLQAKFAYWALVDPSKVPVETMQATAAEGTAKIDGKLEEVWNRAPLVSISKDGSAIAKVKTLWDKKQLYVSVDVLDKTANGSDAIELYIDSNNGKTTTYEADDKKYTFKRSGENKDKTVNYKAVKTEGGYRIEAALPIKGLLGKELGFDVRMVDKSGSTVTKASWNDKTNSQDTDTSKFGILKLVEGPQHTKAVKGTPVIDGSIDAVWANAKSIMTERWVNGSSGSKAKVRTLWDGQRLYVLAEVTDSLLSKKSANAWEQDSVEIFIDQNNAASSSYDSDDGQYRINFDNEQSVNPASLSKNLISATKRTANGYVVEASIAWIGKAPKAGELIGFDVQINNDEDGDGSRDSVAMWNDRSGQSYQNAFGFGVLQLTGAKGK, translated from the coding sequence ATGAAGAAGAATCGACTGAAACACTCTATTTCGTTGTTACTGGCTGCTATTTTGATGGTAACGTCCTTATCGATTGGCGTGCTGCCAAAGCAGACGAATGCGGAAGCTAGCACAGCGCAGCCAAGTGAAGTTAAACAGCTGACGACGGATTTCGAAGACGGCACTACACAAGGGTGGTATGGACGCGGCGGCAAAGAGAGCCTGACGGCTGCTGCCTCGGCTGCCCATTCGGGAAAATTTGGTCTTCAGGTTACAGGAAGAACGGAGGGCTGGAACGGCCCAATGCTCAATCTAGCCTCGTTTATGGAGGTCGGCAAATCCTATGAGCTATCAGCTTGGGTTCGCCTGCCTGCGGGAACGCCTGATGCGTCCGTCTCCATACTGATCGAGCGGAAAACGAATGGGGATATGTTTTATGAGTCCGTTGCTGCCAAGACAGTAACAGAAAGCGGTTGGGTGAAGCTAACGGGCGCGTACAGCTTGCTCCATCCGTTTGAGACTATAGGTGTTTATTTGGAGTCCATAGATCATGCGAAGCTTGACTTCAATGTGGACGATGTTGTTATTGCGCTCGTTCCAGATGCGTTGCCTATTGAAATTGAAAAGGATATTCCAGCTCTAAAAGATGTGTTTGCCGATGATTTTTTACTGGGCACTTCCTTGCTCGTAAATGAAATCGAAGATGCCACCGGCCCAGATGCACAGCTGCTACAGAAGCATTTTAACAGTCTAACCGCAGGCAATGAGCTGAAATGGGATGCTACCGAGCCGAAGGAAGGTCAATTTGATTTTACACGCTCGGATAAAATCGTTGATTTCGCTGTAAACAATGACATTGCTGTACGCGGTCATACGCTCGTCTGGCATTCCCAAACGCCCAATTGGGTGTTCTACGATGAGAAAGGCAATCTTGCCAGTAAGGAATTGCTGTATGCAAGAATGAAGCGGCATATTGAGACGGTAGTAGGCAGATACAAGGGCAAAATCTATGCTTGGGACGTTGTGAATGAGGTTCTTGATTCCGGTGACCAGAAGCCGAATGGTTTGCGCAACAGCCTATGGTACCAAATTGCAGGCGAGGAGTTTATCGAGAAGGCGTTCGAATATGCACATGCTGCAGATCCACAGGCCAAGCTGTTTATTAACGACTACAACACGGATATTCCTCAAAAGCGACAAGATTTGCATGATTTAATCAAGCGTCTGCAAGACAAGGGTATCCCTGTGGACGGCGTCGGCCATCAGACACATATTGGCATTGCGTCCCCGTCCGTTCAGTCACTTGATGATATGCTTCAGGCGTTCCGGGATCTTGGCATTGAGCAGCAGGTCACGGAGCTTGATATGAGTGCTTATACGAATGACAGTGACTCCTATGATGTATTTCCGCTTGAGCTGCAAATTAAGCAGGCAAATCGTTACAAGGAAGTTTTCGATGTGTTTAAAAAGCATAAGGATCAGCTCAATGCCGTAATCTTCTGGGGCAAGGACGATCTTAATTCATGGCTCCGTACTTTCCCTGTCACGCGCAATAATTGGCCGCTATTGTTCGATGAGCGGCTTCAGGCGAAATTCGCGTACTGGGCGCTCGTCGATCCGAGCAAGGTGCCCGTCGAAACGATGCAAGCAACGGCAGCGGAGGGAACGGCGAAGATCGACGGCAAACTGGAAGAGGTTTGGAATAGAGCGCCGCTCGTATCCATCTCGAAGGATGGCAGTGCAATTGCCAAGGTGAAGACGCTTTGGGATAAGAAGCAGCTTTATGTATCGGTTGATGTGCTGGATAAAACGGCGAATGGCAGTGATGCAATCGAGCTCTATATAGACAGTAACAATGGCAAGACTACGACTTACGAGGCGGATGATAAAAAATATACATTCAAGCGCAGTGGAGAGAATAAGGATAAAACCGTGAATTATAAAGCGGTCAAGACAGAAGGCGGCTACCGCATTGAAGCTGCGCTTCCTATTAAAGGGCTGCTAGGAAAGGAGCTTGGGTTCGATGTGCGAATGGTCGATAAGTCTGGCAGCACAGTGACGAAGGCATCCTGGAATGACAAGACGAATTCGCAGGATACAGATACGTCCAAATTCGGTATTTTGAAGCTGGTTGAAGGACCTCAGCACACTAAAGCTGTAAAAGGTACGCCAGTCATTGATGGCAGCATTGATGCGGTATGGGCAAATGCAAAATCAATCATGACCGAGCGCTGGGTCAATGGATCAAGCGGATCGAAGGCTAAGGTCAGAACGTTATGGGACGGTCAACGTTTGTATGTGCTGGCCGAGGTGACTGACTCGCTGCTGTCGAAAAAGAGCGCGAATGCGTGGGAGCAGGATTCGGTGGAAATTTTCATCGACCAGAATAATGCGGCGAGCAGCAGCTATGATTCCGATGACGGACAGTATCGAATCAACTTCGATAATGAACAAAGTGTCAACCCGGCTTCACTAAGTAAAAATCTAATCTCGGCTACGAAGCGGACGGCGAATGGTTATGTAGTGGAAGCATCTATCGCATGGATTGGCAAGGCGCCAAAAGCCGGGGAATTGATCGGTTTTGACGTACAAATCAATAATGACGAGGATGGCGATGGAAGCCGCGATAGCGTGGCCATGTGGAATGATCGGTCTGGACAGTCGTACCAGAACGCATTCGGCTTTGGGGTATTGCAGCTGACGGGCGCGAAGGGAAAATAG
- a CDS encoding glycoside hydrolase family 43 protein, translated as MSNAPVPNQPMVTHIFTADPSAHVFEGKIYIYPSHDLDHDGPDNDNGDQYAMEDYHVLSLDHFEAAVVDHGEVLHLKDVRWASKQLWAPDAAYKNNTYYLFFPARDHEGIFRIGVATSATPAGTFTPEPDYIPGSFSIDPAVFVDDDDKSYIYFGGLWGGQLEKWQNGVFEPDAEGPKAEEAALGPRVALLSEDMLSFQGELHEISILDENGSPILAGDEERRYFEGPWVHKYNGWYYLSYSTGTTHKLVYAVSRNPMGPYTFKGTILTPVIGWTTHHSIVQFEDKWYLFYHDSSLSEGVNHKRCVKFTELHYNEDGTIQTIDPYATES; from the coding sequence ATGTCTAATGCACCAGTACCAAATCAACCAATGGTTACTCATATTTTTACAGCAGATCCTTCTGCACACGTATTTGAAGGCAAAATCTATATTTACCCGTCACATGATCTCGACCATGATGGTCCTGACAACGATAATGGGGATCAATACGCAATGGAGGATTACCATGTGTTGTCCCTAGACCATTTTGAAGCTGCTGTCGTAGACCATGGCGAGGTATTGCATCTAAAGGATGTCCGTTGGGCCTCTAAGCAGCTTTGGGCGCCGGATGCTGCCTATAAGAACAATACGTATTATTTGTTTTTCCCCGCTCGGGATCATGAAGGAATATTTCGGATTGGCGTAGCCACAAGCGCGACACCTGCGGGGACCTTTACTCCAGAGCCAGATTACATCCCGGGCAGCTTCAGCATTGATCCGGCTGTATTTGTGGATGACGACGATAAGTCCTACATCTACTTTGGAGGCCTTTGGGGAGGACAGCTGGAAAAATGGCAAAACGGCGTCTTTGAGCCGGACGCAGAAGGTCCGAAGGCAGAGGAGGCAGCGCTCGGTCCGCGTGTCGCATTGCTGAGCGAGGATATGCTGTCTTTTCAAGGCGAGCTGCATGAAATCTCGATTTTGGATGAAAACGGAAGCCCGATTCTAGCTGGTGATGAGGAGCGAAGATATTTCGAGGGACCTTGGGTGCATAAATATAATGGCTGGTACTATTTGTCGTACTCAACAGGGACTACGCATAAGCTGGTTTACGCGGTCAGCCGTAACCCGATGGGGCCCTATACGTTTAAAGGGACGATTCTTACACCGGTAATCGGCTGGACAACTCATCATTCTATCGTTCAGTTTGAAGACAAATGGTATTTGTTCTATCACGACAGCTCCCTTTCCGAAGGCGTCAATCATAAACGCTGTGTTAAATTTACGGAATTGCATTACAATGAGGATGGTACGATTCAAACCATTGATCCTTATGCGACGGAAAGCTAG
- a CDS encoding helix-turn-helix domain-containing protein: MLRLLVVDDEDIITDGLYEVFQRWMPDRLDVCKAYSGKEALNWLQRTRIDIVITDISMPGMSGLELSDEIQMYWPRCKIIFLTGYSEFQYAYKAIQMSNVRYLLKTEGYKKVTEVVQEVMQEIHQNNQLSALVERSREQMYALEFMAQGEYIRHLLQKSHLLCHDPEVLVKEFGKLNIDLSPLIPVVMVVGHLSYPAETPYSDRSEIVNSARMIGHSYLSELTRHIGIVDKHGNLLWLLQPSEHVEERFYSHLIRYLEGTLELIQETCLESLGLTIAFTISGASCEWEAVSQQYERLRQLHQMTITDGLSIILTDRMEQLEPANRKEDSMIAQKTELMEAYLEAGRREKFYEVVEEMTAGMLHPTCNVHRAIESYYSIALVLLSSINRWGLYHQLGDYGKLMRLDEHSSMKEGIAYLHVIADRLFKVKYNGELEQTTSVIDRICRYIEEHLSEDLSLVRLAEINYFNPSYLSRFFKQERGVNLSEYIDSCRLKKARELLRNGELKIREVSFAVGYEAAHSFTRFFKKATGITPQEYRDSFLVNGGNR; this comes from the coding sequence TTGCTTAGACTGTTAGTTGTGGATGATGAGGATATCATTACGGATGGGTTATATGAAGTATTTCAGCGATGGATGCCAGATAGGCTGGATGTCTGTAAAGCATACTCTGGTAAAGAAGCGCTTAATTGGCTGCAACGTACCCGAATCGACATCGTTATTACTGACATTAGCATGCCAGGCATGAGCGGCCTGGAACTGTCTGATGAAATCCAGATGTATTGGCCACGGTGCAAAATCATCTTCCTAACGGGCTATAGTGAATTTCAGTATGCCTATAAGGCGATTCAAATGTCGAATGTCCGGTATTTATTGAAGACGGAAGGCTATAAGAAGGTTACGGAAGTTGTGCAAGAAGTGATGCAAGAGATCCATCAAAACAATCAATTGAGTGCATTAGTCGAGCGATCCCGTGAACAGATGTATGCGCTTGAATTTATGGCACAAGGAGAGTATATTAGACATCTTTTGCAAAAGAGCCATCTTCTTTGCCATGATCCAGAGGTGTTGGTTAAGGAATTTGGCAAACTGAACATCGACTTGAGTCCGTTAATTCCGGTTGTGATGGTAGTTGGTCATTTGTCATATCCAGCTGAGACTCCTTACTCCGATAGAAGCGAGATTGTAAATTCCGCCAGAATGATCGGACATTCCTACTTGTCAGAGCTGACGCGACATATTGGGATTGTTGATAAGCATGGCAACTTGTTATGGCTGCTTCAGCCGTCTGAGCATGTCGAGGAAAGGTTTTATAGTCATTTAATTCGCTATTTGGAAGGCACGCTTGAGCTCATTCAGGAGACATGCTTGGAATCGCTAGGCTTAACGATTGCCTTCACTATAAGTGGTGCTTCTTGTGAATGGGAAGCGGTATCGCAGCAATATGAAAGACTGCGTCAGCTGCATCAAATGACCATTACCGACGGCTTGTCCATTATTTTAACAGATCGCATGGAGCAGCTTGAGCCTGCAAACAGGAAAGAAGACAGTATGATTGCTCAAAAAACAGAGCTGATGGAAGCCTATCTTGAAGCTGGGAGAAGAGAGAAGTTTTACGAGGTAGTGGAGGAAATGACGGCGGGCATGCTGCATCCAACATGCAATGTCCACCGAGCAATAGAGAGCTATTATTCTATCGCGCTTGTTCTGCTTTCTTCCATTAATCGCTGGGGGCTTTACCACCAGCTTGGTGATTATGGAAAACTGATGCGTCTTGATGAGCATTCATCTATGAAGGAGGGGATTGCCTATTTGCATGTCATTGCCGACCGCCTATTCAAAGTTAAATATAACGGCGAGCTAGAGCAGACAACCAGTGTAATCGACCGTATTTGTCGTTATATTGAAGAACATTTAAGTGAGGACTTATCCTTAGTGCGGCTGGCAGAAATCAACTATTTTAACCCATCTTACTTATCCCGGTTTTTTAAACAGGAGCGAGGGGTGAATTTATCCGAGTACATAGATAGCTGCCGCTTGAAAAAAGCGAGAGAGCTGCTAAGAAACGGGGAGCTTAAAATTCGAGAAGTATCCTTTGCTGTCGGTTATGAGGCGGCTCATTCCTTTACGCGCTTTTTTAAGAAGGCGACGGGAATAACGCCGCAAGAATACCGCGACAGCTTCCTTGTAAACGGAGGGAATCGGTAA